A single region of the Jatrophihabitans sp. GAS493 genome encodes:
- a CDS encoding S66 peptidase family protein yields MPPVYPAKLRPGDHVRVIAPSRSRALVNEHDHSAVIDARFAELGLRLSYGAHVDERDAFDSSAIDSRVRDLHAAFADPEVNAILTVIGGFNCNELLPYLDWDLIGANPKIFCGYSDITALNNAILARTGLVTYSGPHWSSFGMIEHFDQTLRWFRDALFGSDPILITPAESWTDDLWFLDQHNRELHPNEGWWSLQPGEASGSIVGGNLCTLNLLQGGESLPSLAGALLMLEDDFESNAPTFARDLASLLQLPQAAQVTGLVVGRFQQASAVTRPLLNEIITRQPALRGKPVLGNVDFGHTSPQLTLPIGGQASLRVGTQTELTITRH; encoded by the coding sequence ATGCCGCCCGTCTATCCGGCCAAGCTGCGTCCCGGCGACCACGTGCGGGTCATCGCACCGTCACGCTCGCGTGCATTGGTGAACGAGCACGACCACAGCGCGGTCATCGACGCCCGCTTCGCCGAACTCGGTCTACGCCTGTCCTACGGCGCGCACGTCGACGAGCGGGACGCCTTCGATTCCTCCGCCATCGATTCCCGGGTGCGGGACCTGCATGCCGCCTTCGCCGACCCCGAGGTCAATGCGATCCTCACCGTCATCGGCGGTTTCAACTGCAATGAGTTGCTGCCTTATCTGGACTGGGACCTGATCGGTGCCAACCCGAAGATCTTCTGCGGGTACTCCGACATCACCGCGCTGAACAACGCGATCCTGGCCCGCACGGGGCTGGTCACCTACAGCGGCCCACACTGGTCCAGCTTCGGCATGATCGAGCATTTCGACCAGACGCTGCGCTGGTTTCGCGACGCACTCTTCGGCAGCGATCCGATTCTGATCACCCCGGCCGAGTCCTGGACCGACGACCTCTGGTTCCTCGACCAGCACAACCGCGAGCTGCACCCGAACGAGGGTTGGTGGTCACTGCAGCCCGGCGAGGCGTCCGGGTCGATCGTCGGCGGGAATCTCTGCACGCTCAACCTGCTCCAGGGTGGGGAGTCGCTGCCGTCGCTGGCCGGTGCCCTGCTGATGCTCGAGGACGACTTCGAGAGCAACGCCCCGACGTTTGCCCGCGATCTGGCCTCACTGCTGCAGTTGCCGCAGGCCGCCCAGGTGACCGGCCTGGTGGTCGGGCGCTTCCAGCAGGCGAGCGCCGTGACCCGCCCACTCTTGAACGAGATCATCACCCGGCAGCCGGCGCTGCGCGGTAAGCCGGTTCTCGGCAACGTCGATTTCGGGCACACCAGCCCGCAGCTCACCCTGCCGATCGGCGGGCAGGCCAGCCTCCGGGTGGGGACCCAGACCGAGCTGACGATCACGCGGCACTGA
- a CDS encoding 1,4-dihydroxy-6-naphthoate synthase, which yields MSSPLQLAYSPCPNDTFTFHAWTHGLITGAPATEVTYADIDVTNTAALDGRFDVVKVSYAALPWLLDKYRLLPCGGALGRGCGPLVLAREELPNLDGRSVAVPSERSTAYLLFRLWAAGQRPASIDVVPFASIMPAVRDGRYDAGLVIHEARFTYQNYGLQSLVDLGAWWESDTGLPIPLGAILALRDPSRPELEPAALSTTIRASVDYAWANPAASADYVAKYSDEMSAEVSAQHIALYVNSFTRDLGDEGFAAAQTLLERAHQEGLTPAAPPLR from the coding sequence ATGAGCAGCCCGCTGCAGCTGGCCTACTCGCCCTGCCCGAACGACACCTTCACCTTCCATGCCTGGACCCACGGGCTGATCACCGGCGCACCGGCGACCGAGGTGACCTACGCCGACATCGACGTGACGAACACGGCGGCGCTGGACGGTCGCTTCGACGTGGTGAAGGTGAGCTACGCGGCGCTGCCCTGGCTGCTCGACAAGTACCGCCTGCTCCCCTGCGGCGGCGCACTCGGTCGTGGCTGCGGCCCGCTGGTACTGGCTCGCGAGGAGCTGCCGAACCTGGACGGGCGAAGCGTCGCCGTCCCGAGCGAGCGTTCCACCGCCTACCTGCTCTTCCGCCTCTGGGCCGCCGGTCAACGCCCGGCCAGCATCGACGTCGTGCCGTTCGCCTCGATCATGCCGGCGGTGCGCGACGGGCGCTACGACGCCGGACTGGTGATCCACGAGGCCCGCTTCACCTATCAGAACTACGGGCTGCAGTCGCTGGTCGACCTCGGCGCCTGGTGGGAGAGCGACACCGGGCTGCCGATTCCGCTCGGCGCGATCCTCGCCCTGCGCGACCCGTCCCGCCCCGAACTCGAGCCGGCGGCGCTCAGCACGACGATCCGGGCCTCGGTGGATTACGCCTGGGCGAACCCCGCCGCGAGCGCCGACTACGTCGCCAAGTACTCCGACGAGATGTCGGCCGAGGTCTCGGCCCAGCACATCGCGCTCTACGTCAACTCCTTCACCCGCGACCTCGGCGATGAGGGCTTCGCCGCCGCCCAGACACTGCTGGAGCGAGCCCATCAGGAGGGGCTCACCCCGGCCGCTCCGCCGCTGCGCTGA
- a CDS encoding DUF3027 domain-containing protein yields the protein MDTTVELEQRPSNVVAKLDAACAAAADLARAAAVEASEQEVGEYLGADAVADRIVTHRFAASVPGYTGWHWSVTVARASRSKVITIDEVLLLPGTDALLAPAWVPWNERVRPGDLSPGDLIPADPNDPRLAPAYTLSDDPAVEAVAAELGVGRVHVMSREGRLDTAERWQLGETGPDTAMARHAPAHCGTCGFYLPLAGSLAAAFGACANSIANSDGRIVSVEHGCGAHSELVIEVASLSEPVGEIYEDEQFV from the coding sequence ATGGACACCACCGTCGAGCTTGAACAGCGCCCATCGAACGTCGTCGCGAAGCTCGATGCGGCCTGTGCCGCCGCAGCCGACCTAGCGCGCGCCGCGGCCGTCGAGGCCAGTGAGCAGGAGGTCGGCGAGTACCTCGGAGCCGACGCCGTCGCCGACCGAATCGTCACCCATCGCTTCGCCGCCTCAGTGCCCGGCTACACCGGCTGGCACTGGTCGGTGACGGTTGCCCGGGCATCCCGCTCCAAGGTGATCACCATCGACGAGGTGCTGCTGCTGCCAGGCACCGACGCGCTGCTGGCCCCAGCCTGGGTGCCGTGGAATGAGCGCGTCCGCCCCGGCGACCTCAGCCCCGGTGACCTGATCCCGGCCGACCCCAATGACCCGCGACTGGCCCCCGCGTACACGCTCTCCGACGACCCGGCTGTGGAAGCGGTAGCCGCCGAACTCGGCGTCGGCCGCGTGCACGTGATGTCCCGCGAAGGGCGACTGGACACCGCCGAGCGCTGGCAGCTCGGCGAGACCGGTCCGGACACCGCGATGGCTCGTCACGCCCCTGCCCACTGCGGTACCTGCGGCTTCTACCTCCCGCTGGCCGGCTCGCTGGCCGCGGCTTTCGGCGCCTGTGCCAACTCCATCGCCAACTCCGACGGTCGGATCGTCAGCGTCGAGCACGGCTGCGGTGCGCACTCCGAGCTGGTCATCGAGGTTGCCTCGCTGTCGGAGCCGGTCGGCGAGATCTACGAGGACGAACAGTTCGTCTGA
- a CDS encoding MFS transporter, which translates to MSRDEQRRSDERPRSRFSRSGHTHHPQAVQPPPPPAAQPAAPPPTPPPPTPHPSAQQPPYYGPPENPPPGNMAPGNVAPVKKSLPRSVAATSNRAARGLVRRVVEASKADGAHESGLTALIWNQVLSYGTDAMITVALAGTVFFGASTHAQRGNVLLYLLVTMAPFAVVAPVIGPALDRLQHGRRWAMAGTAIGRAVLAIMMAEHSDSLLVLYPCALGSLVLSKAYSVIRSSAAPRLVPPQMSLVEANARLSLFGLGSAILGGAFVGVVIKLSGSYTAGLLVTAVAFAVCGFFAFKLPPQVDSAAPAPRHPEEPRRGATEQPVPSWQRLMRWASRGMQPQVVTSLQGESALRFLSGLLTIYLAFYIESTSEGFDAVLALGGIAVGTGAGNFLGTGIGTRLKLRRPEIVITVGVLASALVCIIVALFFSMWLAVAGMFVSSVANSLSKIALDAVIQRDVEEKFRSSAFGRSETFLQLAWVVGAAIGVVLPSKDGQVGFWVAGVTLGIVGSVVALRNRAIGRGMGRPTEADQARPAPGNVSGGYPGAPPGATPGATPGARYAPDSPYPPNPQYPQ; encoded by the coding sequence GTGTCCAGGGACGAGCAGCGGCGATCCGATGAGCGACCGCGCTCGCGCTTCTCCCGCTCCGGACACACCCACCATCCGCAGGCCGTCCAGCCACCGCCTCCGCCCGCTGCGCAGCCGGCCGCACCGCCGCCGACACCGCCGCCGCCGACACCGCACCCGTCAGCGCAGCAGCCGCCCTACTACGGGCCGCCGGAAAATCCGCCGCCGGGCAACATGGCGCCGGGCAATGTGGCGCCGGTAAAGAAGTCCCTGCCGCGCAGCGTCGCCGCCACATCCAATCGGGCCGCTCGTGGGCTGGTACGCCGGGTGGTCGAGGCCAGCAAGGCCGACGGTGCCCACGAGTCGGGCCTCACCGCGCTGATCTGGAACCAGGTGCTCTCCTACGGCACGGACGCGATGATCACGGTCGCACTGGCCGGCACCGTCTTCTTCGGCGCCTCGACCCACGCCCAGCGCGGCAACGTGCTGCTGTACCTGCTGGTGACGATGGCGCCGTTCGCGGTGGTGGCCCCGGTGATCGGCCCGGCCCTGGATCGGCTGCAGCATGGTCGCCGCTGGGCGATGGCCGGCACCGCGATCGGGCGGGCCGTACTGGCGATCATGATGGCCGAGCACTCCGACAGTCTGCTCGTCCTCTACCCCTGCGCGCTCGGCTCGCTGGTGCTCTCCAAGGCTTACAGCGTCATCCGCTCCTCGGCCGCGCCGAGGCTGGTGCCGCCGCAGATGTCTCTGGTCGAGGCGAACGCCCGCCTATCCCTCTTCGGGCTGGGGTCCGCGATCCTCGGCGGCGCCTTCGTCGGTGTCGTCATCAAACTCTCGGGCTCCTACACCGCGGGCCTGCTGGTCACCGCGGTGGCCTTCGCCGTCTGCGGCTTCTTCGCCTTCAAGCTGCCGCCCCAGGTCGACTCGGCCGCGCCGGCGCCACGACATCCGGAGGAGCCACGGCGGGGGGCCACCGAGCAGCCAGTGCCCAGCTGGCAGCGTCTGATGCGCTGGGCCAGTCGGGGCATGCAGCCGCAGGTGGTGACCTCCCTGCAGGGTGAATCCGCGCTGCGTTTCCTCTCCGGGCTGCTCACCATCTACCTCGCCTTCTACATCGAGTCCACCTCCGAGGGCTTCGATGCCGTCCTGGCCCTCGGCGGCATCGCGGTCGGCACTGGTGCCGGCAACTTCCTCGGCACCGGAATCGGGACGCGGCTGAAGTTGAGACGACCCGAGATCGTCATCACCGTCGGGGTCCTCGCGTCGGCACTGGTCTGCATCATCGTCGCGCTCTTCTTCAGCATGTGGCTGGCCGTGGCCGGCATGTTCGTCAGCTCCGTCGCCAACTCGTTGAGCAAGATCGCCCTCGATGCGGTGATCCAGCGTGACGTCGAGGAGAAGTTCCGCTCCAGCGCCTTCGGCCGCTCCGAGACGTTCCTGCAGCTGGCCTGGGTCGTCGGCGCGGCGATCGGTGTGGTGCTGCCCTCCAAGGACGGTCAGGTCGGGTTCTGGGTAGCCGGTGTCACGCTCGGCATCGTCGGCAGCGTGGTGGCCCTGCGCAACCGGGCGATCGGCCGCGGAATGGGCCGGCCGACCGAGGCCGATCAGGCTCGACCGGCACCCGGTAACGTCTCCGGTGGATATCCGGGGGCACCTCCGGGAGCAACTCCGGGGGCAACTCCGGGGGCACGGTATGCACCGGACTCCCCGTACCCGCCGAATCCTCAGTACCCGCAGTAG
- a CDS encoding DUF2530 domain-containing protein yields MTDQRPAAATTPTGAEKSSELIVVEPVTVDSRRILTVLTGLWLLALIVLTAMWSWLGTHGHRDWLWTALAGTLLGLAGIVLAGRHRSEGRTR; encoded by the coding sequence ATGACTGATCAACGACCAGCCGCGGCAACGACTCCGACCGGCGCCGAGAAATCCAGCGAGCTGATCGTCGTCGAGCCGGTGACCGTGGACTCGCGCCGCATCCTCACGGTACTTACCGGGCTCTGGCTGCTTGCGCTCATCGTGCTCACCGCTATGTGGAGCTGGCTCGGCACGCACGGGCACCGCGACTGGCTCTGGACCGCACTGGCCGGAACGCTGCTCGGTCTGGCCGGGATCGTGCTGGCCGGGCGTCACCGCAGCGAGGGGCGTACCCGCTGA
- a CDS encoding bifunctional chorismate-binding protein/class IV aminotransferase, with amino-acid sequence MLAGLRCTPRSESLGSGVSPSQLLSRVSGRDGLICLSGDWADGSVLIAWEPLLRLAAGADPWSALAVQPRLDSVDSSIVGGGWIGQLGYDDDENHLAFYDHMLRWDAGQGWRLEMLASPEREVALAQARLEIIRLLDAGPNPETRESFGIGDFRYSAAQRVEHLVAVERAIGLIRAGEVYQVNICTRLQANPSGDSDPRQAAVSIFNAANERLRPAHGGYLSAADGRSVLSLSPELFLRRRGPTLSTDPIKGTSARLADGAAVDPGPSRLRGSAKEVAENVMIVDLMRNDLARICEPGSVRTPNLLRVEPHAGVWHLVSTVQGRVRAGVSDAQVAASCFPPGSVTGAPKIRAQQVIADLESTRRGGYTGAIGFLSPSWGMELSVAIRTFEIAGPSVQFGVGGGVTADSVPMLEWAECLQKAAPVISAAGGHLNLVEPAMIPTASQLDGGLLETMLAIRGEVQHLADHLARLGRSCRELFAAELPDDLPARIVAVAGPGSGDGTRPERAIVRVVVRAGPDGLTITVAAAPAAPARTARTTCDARVALRSKGIWRHKWADRGELAAIEAEQLATPIFLDEQNQLLETSRGNLFVLDADGVLRTPPLTDELLPGVTRRCVLDAAADLGMPTRIALISLPELRRSPAFWTSSLSGLVEIARVDDVALPACTDWIEALRALVHPV; translated from the coding sequence GTGCTCGCAGGTCTGCGCTGCACTCCGCGCTCGGAGTCCCTCGGATCGGGTGTCTCGCCATCGCAGCTGCTGAGTCGGGTGAGTGGTCGTGACGGGCTGATCTGTCTCAGCGGTGACTGGGCCGACGGCAGCGTTCTGATCGCCTGGGAGCCGCTGCTTCGGCTTGCGGCCGGCGCCGATCCCTGGTCAGCGCTGGCTGTACAACCGCGTCTGGACAGCGTCGATTCCTCCATCGTCGGTGGTGGCTGGATCGGCCAGCTCGGCTACGACGACGATGAGAATCACCTTGCTTTCTATGATCACATGCTGCGCTGGGACGCCGGGCAGGGGTGGCGGCTGGAGATGCTGGCCAGCCCCGAACGGGAGGTGGCACTGGCCCAGGCCCGGCTGGAGATCATTCGACTGCTCGATGCCGGGCCCAACCCCGAGACCCGGGAATCGTTCGGTATCGGTGACTTCCGGTACTCCGCGGCGCAGCGCGTTGAGCATCTGGTCGCCGTGGAGCGGGCGATCGGTCTGATCCGGGCCGGGGAGGTCTACCAGGTGAACATCTGCACCCGTCTGCAGGCCAATCCGTCCGGTGATTCTGACCCGAGGCAGGCGGCGGTGAGCATCTTCAATGCCGCCAACGAGCGACTGCGACCTGCGCACGGCGGCTACCTCAGCGCAGCCGACGGCCGGTCCGTGCTGAGCCTCAGCCCGGAACTCTTCCTGCGCCGCCGCGGCCCGACCCTCAGCACCGACCCGATCAAGGGCACCTCGGCGCGACTGGCCGACGGAGCCGCCGTGGACCCGGGGCCGAGTCGGCTGCGTGGTTCGGCCAAGGAGGTGGCCGAGAACGTCATGATCGTCGACCTGATGCGCAATGATCTGGCCCGGATCTGCGAACCGGGCAGCGTGCGAACCCCGAATCTGCTGCGGGTCGAACCGCATGCCGGAGTGTGGCACCTGGTGTCGACGGTTCAGGGGCGGGTACGGGCCGGAGTGAGTGACGCGCAGGTCGCCGCCAGCTGCTTCCCGCCGGGGTCGGTGACCGGGGCTCCGAAGATTCGGGCCCAGCAGGTGATCGCGGACCTGGAGTCCACCCGCCGCGGCGGTTACACCGGCGCGATCGGATTCCTGAGCCCGTCCTGGGGGATGGAGCTCAGCGTTGCCATCCGGACCTTCGAGATCGCCGGCCCGAGCGTGCAGTTCGGGGTCGGGGGTGGGGTGACGGCCGACAGCGTGCCGATGCTGGAGTGGGCGGAGTGTCTACAGAAGGCGGCCCCGGTCATCTCAGCCGCCGGCGGTCACCTGAATCTGGTCGAACCGGCGATGATCCCCACCGCTAGTCAATTGGACGGCGGACTTCTGGAGACGATGCTGGCCATCCGGGGTGAGGTCCAGCATCTGGCCGACCACCTGGCCCGCCTGGGGCGTTCCTGTCGCGAACTCTTCGCCGCCGAACTCCCAGACGACCTGCCGGCTCGAATCGTGGCCGTTGCCGGGCCGGGCTCGGGCGACGGAACAAGGCCGGAGCGAGCGATCGTCCGGGTCGTCGTGCGGGCCGGGCCGGACGGGCTGACGATCACCGTCGCAGCCGCCCCGGCTGCCCCTGCGAGGACGGCGAGAACCACCTGCGACGCACGGGTTGCCCTAAGAAGTAAGGGGATCTGGCGACACAAATGGGCCGACCGAGGTGAGTTGGCGGCGATCGAGGCGGAGCAGCTGGCCACTCCGATCTTCCTCGATGAGCAGAATCAGCTGCTCGAGACCAGCCGGGGAAACCTCTTCGTTCTCGATGCCGACGGTGTGCTCCGGACCCCGCCGCTCACCGACGAACTGCTGCCCGGGGTGACCCGGCGCTGCGTGCTGGACGCGGCGGCCGACCTCGGGATGCCGACCCGAATAGCGTTGATTTCGTTGCCGGAACTGCGACGGTCACCGGCCTTCTGGACCAGTTCGCTGAGCGGTCTGGTGGAGATTGCTCGGGTCGACGACGTCGCGCTGCCCGCCTGCACCGACTGGATCGAAGCGCTGCGCGCGCTCGTGCACCCGGTCTAG
- a CDS encoding aldo/keto reductase: protein MEYTHLGRTGLKVSRLVLGTMNFGPETDEATAHSIMDAAHGYGINFFDTANVYGWGENRGRTEEIIGNWFATGGGRREKTVLATKLYGDMSDWPNDGRLSALNIRRALDASLKRLQTDYIDLYQFHHVDRETPWEEIWQAIEVAVAQGKILYAGSSNFAGWHIAHAQAAAAQRNFTGLVSEQSIYNLLTRSVELEVLPAAQHYGLGVIPWSPLHGGLLGGVLRKERDGSRRNKTRAADALTAHRDQIEQYEAFAEELGHEPGDIALAWLLHQPAVTAPIVGPRTHEQLDAAIRALDVKLDEKALTRLDEIFPGHRTAPEDYAW from the coding sequence ATGGAGTACACGCACCTCGGCCGTACTGGCCTAAAGGTCAGCCGCCTGGTACTGGGCACCATGAACTTCGGGCCGGAGACCGACGAAGCTACCGCGCATTCGATCATGGACGCCGCACACGGGTACGGCATCAACTTCTTCGACACCGCCAACGTCTACGGCTGGGGAGAGAACCGGGGCCGCACCGAGGAGATCATCGGCAACTGGTTCGCCACCGGAGGCGGCCGCCGCGAGAAGACGGTGCTGGCCACCAAGCTCTATGGCGACATGAGCGACTGGCCCAATGACGGGCGTCTCTCCGCGCTGAACATCCGCCGGGCGCTGGACGCCAGCCTCAAACGCCTGCAGACCGACTACATCGACCTGTACCAGTTCCATCACGTCGACCGCGAGACGCCCTGGGAGGAGATCTGGCAGGCGATCGAGGTCGCCGTCGCCCAGGGCAAGATCCTCTACGCCGGCAGCAGCAACTTCGCCGGTTGGCACATCGCCCACGCGCAGGCCGCGGCGGCCCAGCGAAACTTCACCGGGCTGGTCAGCGAGCAGTCGATCTACAACCTGCTCACCCGCAGCGTCGAGCTCGAGGTGCTCCCGGCGGCCCAGCACTACGGCCTCGGTGTCATCCCATGGTCGCCACTGCATGGCGGCCTGCTCGGCGGGGTGCTGCGCAAGGAGCGGGACGGAAGTCGTCGGAACAAGACCCGGGCCGCCGATGCGCTCACCGCCCACCGCGACCAGATCGAGCAGTACGAGGCGTTCGCCGAAGAGCTCGGCCACGAGCCCGGTGACATCGCGCTGGCCTGGCTACTGCATCAGCCCGCCGTCACCGCGCCGATCGTCGGCCCGCGCACCCACGAGCAGCTCGACGCCGCGATACGCGCCTTGGACGTCAAACTGGATGAGAAGGCGCTGACGCGCCTGGACGAGATCTTCCCCGGCCATCGCACTGCGCCGGAGGACTACGCCTGGTAG
- a CDS encoding futalosine hydrolase, with protein sequence MTQLLIVTAVEPERDAVCRHLDARGDLLGWQAVSVADTPLGRVTVLAGGVGPAASAASTAAALANAGSTPFDLVLSAGIAGGFDVEPGGVVSATQIVFADLGAETPGFESASELGFGHDTYPVSPQIAAELAQRTRARLGSVLTVSTVTGTAATAALRRGRHPDARAEAMEGAGVAAAAVAAQTPVAELRTISNLVGPRDRSSWRIPQALDALAAAVRDLTSTPLEIR encoded by the coding sequence TTGACGCAGCTGCTGATCGTCACCGCGGTCGAACCGGAGCGAGATGCGGTCTGCCGGCATCTGGACGCCCGGGGTGACCTGCTGGGCTGGCAGGCCGTCTCGGTTGCCGACACCCCGCTGGGGCGCGTCACGGTGCTGGCCGGTGGCGTCGGTCCGGCGGCATCGGCCGCCTCCACCGCGGCCGCCCTCGCCAACGCGGGCAGTACCCCGTTCGACCTGGTGCTGAGCGCGGGCATCGCCGGCGGTTTCGACGTCGAACCTGGGGGCGTGGTCAGCGCGACACAGATCGTCTTCGCCGACCTCGGCGCCGAGACGCCGGGTTTCGAGTCGGCCTCCGAGCTGGGCTTCGGTCACGACACCTACCCGGTCTCGCCCCAAATCGCGGCCGAACTCGCGCAACGCACCAGGGCCCGGCTGGGCAGCGTCCTGACCGTCTCGACGGTCACCGGCACCGCCGCCACCGCCGCGCTGCGCCGGGGCCGCCACCCGGACGCCAGGGCCGAGGCGATGGAGGGGGCCGGCGTCGCCGCCGCCGCCGTCGCCGCCCAGACCCCCGTCGCTGAGCTACGCACGATCAGCAACCTCGTCGGCCCGCGGGACCGGTCGTCGTGGCGGATCCCGCAGGCCCTGGATGCGCTGGCCGCCGCCGTCCGCGACCTCACCTCGACCCCATTGGAGATCAGATGA
- a CDS encoding DUF2771 family protein: protein MKSFRRIGVIAAVTLAAAGVLSACDKPVPLVTVLANNTATQLTPQVYCFDPQSCRKSGENPEPVKARAGSTISIDVPKSVADKAWLVSAYSLDDSNKATAIEGAGTTLLHDQNNARINVPFTGTTYYIAIQQTDGKTATGIWQAAVQITGSEG, encoded by the coding sequence ATGAAGTCTTTCCGCCGCATCGGCGTCATCGCCGCCGTCACCCTCGCTGCCGCCGGGGTGCTGAGCGCCTGCGACAAGCCGGTGCCGCTGGTCACCGTGCTGGCCAACAACACGGCAACTCAGCTGACGCCGCAGGTGTACTGCTTCGATCCACAGAGCTGCCGCAAGTCCGGGGAGAACCCCGAGCCGGTCAAGGCGCGCGCCGGCTCCACGATCAGCATCGATGTGCCGAAGTCGGTCGCCGACAAGGCTTGGCTGGTGAGCGCCTACTCGCTGGATGACAGCAACAAGGCCACCGCCATCGAGGGGGCGGGCACGACGCTGCTGCACGACCAGAACAACGCCCGCATCAACGTGCCCTTCACCGGCACGACGTACTACATCGCCATCCAGCAGACGGACGGCAAGACGGCCACCGGCATCTGGCAGGCCGCCGTGCAGATCACCGGCTCCGAAGGCTGA
- a CDS encoding cold-shock protein, whose product MPTGKVKWFNAEKGFGFLADDEGEDVFVHSDALPTGLDALKPGQRVEFGIVQGRKGSQALSVRLLDPMPSVVRAQRRPPEEMTPIVEDLIKLLDDVSNSLRRGRYPEKAEAKKVGAVLRAVADNLDA is encoded by the coding sequence GTGCCTACCGGCAAGGTGAAGTGGTTCAACGCTGAAAAAGGATTCGGCTTTCTGGCCGACGACGAAGGCGAAGACGTCTTCGTGCACAGCGATGCCCTGCCGACCGGTCTGGATGCGCTGAAGCCGGGCCAGCGGGTTGAGTTCGGCATTGTCCAGGGACGCAAGGGCAGCCAGGCTCTCTCCGTCCGGCTGCTCGACCCGATGCCCTCGGTGGTGCGCGCGCAACGGCGTCCCCCGGAGGAGATGACCCCGATCGTCGAGGACTTGATCAAACTGCTCGATGACGTCTCCAACTCCCTTCGCCGGGGGCGCTACCCGGAGAAGGCGGAGGCCAAGAAGGTCGGCGCGGTGCTCCGCGCGGTCGCTGACAACCTCGACGCCTGA
- a CDS encoding DUF4328 domain-containing protein gives MTFSDPNPSEYGTAQYQPPPVQYQPVQYQPVQYQPVQYPSQPYPPQHQSAYPPAYPAAYPAGYGGLIEPSPRRSVAGLAIALRVLLIAMTVISAAGVLAWLNELRLLSAVRSDPGSVDLETARTADDLVTLTNGVRILLLIATGVVTIVWLHRARVNAGSYGGHRQRYSPGWSIGGWFIPVASLWIPYAIVVDAQLASEPTQPPAGARGGRSVLVIRAWWGMWVLGNLATLAGRGGDSNDLDSLTTHARLALAGATGWLVAGLLMMPVVSRLSAVQTRRNVQLIGGRTDRHL, from the coding sequence ATGACGTTCTCCGACCCGAATCCGTCGGAATACGGGACTGCGCAGTATCAGCCGCCCCCGGTGCAGTACCAGCCGGTGCAGTACCAGCCGGTGCAGTACCAGCCGGTGCAGTACCCCTCTCAGCCCTACCCGCCGCAGCACCAGTCGGCCTACCCACCTGCCTATCCGGCGGCGTATCCAGCTGGCTACGGCGGACTGATCGAGCCGAGTCCGCGCCGTTCGGTGGCCGGACTGGCGATCGCGCTGCGCGTCCTGCTGATCGCCATGACCGTCATCTCAGCTGCTGGCGTGCTGGCCTGGCTCAACGAGCTACGGCTACTCTCGGCCGTCCGCTCCGACCCCGGGTCGGTCGATCTGGAGACCGCCCGGACGGCGGATGATCTGGTGACGCTGACCAATGGGGTTCGTATCCTGCTCCTCATCGCGACCGGTGTCGTCACGATCGTCTGGCTCCATCGAGCTCGCGTGAACGCCGGCAGCTACGGCGGACATCGACAGCGCTACTCCCCCGGCTGGAGCATCGGCGGTTGGTTCATACCGGTGGCCAGTCTCTGGATCCCGTACGCCATCGTCGTCGACGCCCAGCTGGCCAGCGAACCGACGCAGCCGCCAGCCGGTGCCCGGGGTGGCCGGTCGGTTCTGGTCATCCGAGCCTGGTGGGGCATGTGGGTTCTGGGCAATCTGGCGACACTGGCCGGCCGCGGCGGCGACAGCAATGACCTTGACTCGCTGACCACGCATGCCCGGCTGGCACTGGCCGGCGCAACCGGATGGCTGGTCGCCGGTCTGCTCATGATGCCGGTCGTCTCGCGGCTGAGCGCCGTGCAGACCCGGCGCAACGTCCAGCTCATCGGCGGCCGCACCGACCGCCACCTATAA
- a CDS encoding DUF4242 domain-containing protein, giving the protein MPRYLVERTFTDGLEIPMNADGVATCSAVVDANTKQNVTWVHSYVTTDKSSTFCIYDAPSPEAIRAAADETQLPIDRITEVRVLDPYFYV; this is encoded by the coding sequence ATGCCCCGTTACCTGGTCGAGCGGACTTTCACCGACGGACTCGAGATCCCGATGAACGCCGACGGCGTGGCGACCTGCAGCGCGGTCGTCGACGCCAACACCAAGCAGAACGTCACCTGGGTGCACTCCTACGTCACCACCGACAAGTCGAGCACCTTCTGCATCTATGACGCGCCCTCCCCCGAGGCGATCCGGGCCGCGGCCGATGAGACGCAGCTGCCGATCGACCGGATCACCGAGGTACGCGTGCTCGATCCGTACTTCTACGTCTAG